A single genomic interval of Falco cherrug isolate bFalChe1 chromosome 8, bFalChe1.pri, whole genome shotgun sequence harbors:
- the LOC102050663 gene encoding cytochrome P450 27C1, with product MSFFTRVLTMKGKQTLESERTYFYHAVFASRFHQLPKLCSSPSLEVRNNPPAAAGNKGEAAVAAPGRAGELRGPARELREPAPHRLGRVKSLQEMPGPNTLYNLYEFFWKDGFGRIHEIQQKHTQEYGKIFKSHFGPQFVVSIADRDMVAQVLRAEGRAPQRANMESWQEYRDLRGRATGLISAEGEQWLKMRSVLRQKILKPKDVAVYSEGVNEVIKDLIKRIHTLRSQEDDGETVTNVNNLFFKYSMEGVATILYECRLGCLENNVPQQTVEYIEALELMFSMFKTTMYAGAIPKWLRPLIPKPWREFCRSWDGLFKFSRIHVDNKLKAIQSQLDQGEEVNGGLLTYLLVSKELNLEEIYANMTEMLLAGVDTTSFTLSWATYLLAKNPEVQQRVYEEIVNKLGKDQVAVAHDVPKLPLIRAVLKETLRLYPVLPGNGRVTQKDLVVGGYLIPKGTQLALCHYTTSYSEENFSMANEFRPERWLRRDNLDRVDNFGSIPFGYGIRSCIGKRIAELEIHLALIQLLQNFEINISPKTEPVHAKTHGLLTPGNSINVRFSDRK from the exons ATGTCTTTCTTCACGAGAGTTTTGACGATGAAGGGCAAGCAGACGCTTGAATCTGAGAGAACTTACTTTTACCACGCGGTTTTTGCCAGCAGGTTTCACCAGCTGCCCAAACTTTGCAGCAGCCCGTCCCTGGAGGTGCGGAACAACccgcccgcggcggcggggaaCAAAGGCGAGGCGGCGGTGGCAGCGCCGGGGCGCGCCGGGGAGCTGCGGGGGCCGGCCCGGGAGCTGCGGGAGCCCGCACCGCACCGGCTCGGCAGGGTCAAGAGCCTGCAAGAAATGCCCGGACCCAACACCCTCTACAATCTCTACGAGTTTTTCTGGAAGGACGGCTTCGGCCGCATCCATGAGATCCAG CAAAAACACACTCAGGAATATGGAAAGATCTTCAAGTCTCACTTTGGTCCCCAGTTTGTTGTATCCATTGCAGATCGAGATATGGTTGCTCAAGTCCTCCGAGCAGAAGGTAGAGCACCACAAAGAGCTAACATGGAATCCTGGCAGGAGTACAGAGACTTACGAGGGAGAGCCACGGGACTTATTTCTGC GGAGGGAGAGCAATGGCTAAAAATGAGAAGTGTACTGAGGCAAAAAATTTTGAAACCCAAAGATGTGGCTGTTTACTCTGAAGGAGTCAATGAAGTTATCAAAGACTTAATTAAAAGAATCCACACCCTCAGAAGTCAAGAGGACGATGGGGAAACAGTGACCAATGTTAACAACCTCTTCTTCAAGTATTCAATGGAAG GTGTGGCAACTATTCTGTATGAATGCCGGTTGGGCTGCCTGGAAAACAACGTCCCACAGCAGACTGTTGAATATATTGAGGCTCTGGAGTTGATGTTTAGTATGTTTAAGACCACTATGTATGCAGGTGCTATTCCCAAATGGCTTCGTCCGCTTATTCCAAAACCCTGGAGAGAGTTCTGCAGATCCTGGGATGGACTCTTCAAATTTA GTCGAATCCATGTCGACAACAAATTGAAGGCTATTCAGTCCCAGCTGGATCAAGGAGAAGAAGTGAATGGTGGGCTACTTACATACCTCCTAGTGAGTAAGGAACTTAATTTGGAAGAGATCTATGCCAATATGACTGAAATGCTTCTGGCAGGAGTGGACACA ACTTCTTTTACTTTGTCCTGGGCAACGTACCTGTTGGCAAAGAATCCTGAGGTTCAACAACGTGTTTATGAAGAAATAGTCAATAAGCTGGGGAAGGACCAAGTGGCTGTTGCTCATGATGTCCCAAAATTACCTTTAATTAGAGCAGTGCTGAAAGAAACCTTGAG GTTATATCCAGTATTGCCAGGAAATGGAAGAGTCACCCAAAAAGACTTGGTCGTTGGAGGATACCTGATACCTAAAGGG acGCAGCTGGCACTCTGTCATTATACCACTTCATACAGCGAAGAAAATTTCTCAATGGCAAATGAGTTTCGACCTGAGCGCTGGCTGAGGAGAGATAATTTGGACAGAGTAGACAATTTTGGTTCCATCCCCTTTGGTTATGGCATTCGAAGTTGTATAGGAAAAAGAATTGCAGAGCTGGAAATTCATCTTGCATTAATTCAG TTGCTTCAGAATTTTGAGATCAACATTTCTCCCAAAACTGAACCAGTTCATGCCAAAACACATGGACTTTTGACTCCTGGAAACTCCATCAATGTGAGATTTTCTGACAGAAAGTGA